A part of Candida albicans SC5314 chromosome 2, complete sequence genomic DNA contains:
- a CDS encoding uncharacterized protein (Ortholog(s) have role in transcription from RNA polymerase II promoter and transcription factor TFIID complex localization) gives MDTVLERIVGTLLETRNYTFTEQFLDQLTELTLQFVNELSADLSKYTRIQRRQQPSLSDIKLLLKLKHISINELIREIELSKKFTYRKQLASLLDQLVEEPIKEQSRPFFDQSSITELVPRLNVKPDYIPSYLPDLPPDYTYQSTPEYMETLTDLKKLRMKLVEESRMTENSLYKLIEYDDIEWRQKFEQELVELSPDSSANETTEVPIPTTNGKSEDFKFDIVEYARMRKRLLIKRDRDLENRRKAREENMFMKAEMYYSPYSTLKPTAEVKQYFSDALSDGFKSVIVSVRNAEKLKEQNIKRQMEENARREQELQKQNESISFSFPTINQLESESESDNDFEQEVKDNIELNFDGSDNERESRNLVVVQNSDEKALQQDPPPSKFAEDVSDMSSDDMDTIA, from the coding sequence ATGGATACGGTACTTGAAAGGATAGTGGGAACCTTGCTTGAGACAAGAAACTATACTTTTACGGAGCAATTTCTTGACCAACTAACAGAACTCACATTACAATTTGTCAATGAACTTTCAGCGGATCTTTCAAAGTATACACGGATACAGAGAAGGCAACAGCCATCTTTATCTGATATCAAACTATTgttaaaactaaaacatatttcaataaatgaGCTAATAAGGGAAATTGAACTAAGCAAGAAGTTTACGTACCGAAAGCAACTAGCCTCATTGTTAGACCAGTTGGTCGAAGAACCAATCAAAGAACAATCACGTCCATTCTTTGACCAATCGTCAATCACAGAGCTAGTACCCAGATTAAATGTCAAACCAGACTATATCCCGTCTTATTTACCCGATCTACCTCCAGACTATACCTACCAATCGACCCCGGAGTACATGGAAACACTAACAgatttaaagaaattgcgAATGAAATTAGTTGAAGAATCAAGAATGACAGAAAACTCTTTAtacaaattgattgaatatgatgatattgaatgGAGACAGAAATTCGAGCAAGAATTGGTAGAGTTGAGTCCTGACTCATCAGCCAACGAAACCACAGAAGTACCAATACCGACTACCAATGGGAAGAGTgaagatttcaaatttgatattgttgaatatgCAAGAATGAGAAAACGACTTTTGATTAAAAGAGACAGAGATTTAGAGAATAGGCGGAAAGCAAGAGAGGAGAACATGTTCATGAAAGCAGAAATGTACTATTCACCATACTCCACACTCAAGCCAACAGCAGAAGtcaaacaatatttttccGATGCCTTATCGGACGGATTCAAGAGTGTGATTGTGTCGGTACGAAATGCAGAAAAACTCAAAGAGCAAAACATCAAACGTCAAATGGAAGAAAACGCCAGACGTGAACAAGAATTGCAGAAACAAAACGAGTCTATATCATTTAGCTTTCCTACAATAAACCAATTGGAAAGTGAAAGCGAGAGTGACAATGACTTCGAGCAAGAAGTAAAAGACAATATAGAATTAAACTTTGATGGTAGTGACAACGAGAGGGAAAGCCGGAATTTGGTTGTCGTACAAAACTCGGACGAGAAAGCCTTACAGCAAGATCCCCCACCCTCTAAGTTTGCCGAAGACGTATCTGACATGTCGTCGGATGATATGGACACTATTGCGTGA
- the ASH1 gene encoding DNA-binding transcription repressor (GATA-like transcription factor; localizes to daughter cell, hyphal tip cell nuclei; mRNA localization mediated by She3; required for WT virulence and filamentous growth on solid media; Ras1 repressed in yeast, Cyr1 repressed yeast, hyphae), producing MSLVQSAMFNHHMGPSHTRSRSFELFQEAKTLRVAACKRSYSDDLNISTKRARTAPPSPPYETATPTRASRLVISNLVKPTSNLRSRSLSPNKKFSSPLSPSSSPIATVTSPISSPQNIKIKLPSISDALNLPPITSKEPVKLKPIVPTVSLDYFDTYKPNDENWRYGLLDKIAKESKHFHLNQYNYLNDHAKPSFDSKLSSKIQQSSIANGKKINFPYESNYTYLNKTYLNDVKNYPEYLELAAESLLQLKERQLPPPPLQSHQKQHPPPPPHLPVQGLLPVPAPPVSHFSSSYTTPQAPTFYHPPSQQQQQTPPPQTLHHQQPQPPISTHKFIPISPPSAKKSRSDLLKSPPKHHHHHAPRVCISCGSDQSPCWRPSWSIKQGQLCNSCGLRYKKTKARCLNDKCKKIPAKGEWTLMQSKGKETFEDGIEGYSCIACGWRVEVLPKS from the coding sequence ATGAGTTTAGTCCAGTCAGCCATGTTTAATCATCATATGGGCCCTTCACACACTAGATCTCGAAGTTTCGAGTTATTCCAAGAAGCTAAAACCTTAAGGGTTGCTGCTTGTAAGAGATCATACAGCGACGATTTGAATATCAGCACTAAAAGAGCAAGAACTGCACCACCATCTCCTCCATATGAAACTGCTACACCCACCAGAGCTAGTAGGTtggtaatttcaaatttggttAAGCCAACAAGCAACTTAAGATCAAGATCGCTTTCTCCAAATAAAAAGTTTTCCAGTCCGTTATCCCCATCGTCATCACCAATAGCGACTGTCACATCACCTATAAGCTCACCCCAAAACATAAAGATAAAACTACCAAGTATTTCTGATGCATTAAATCTACCACCAATAACTTCTAAAGAGCCAGTGAAATTGAAGCCAATTGTGCCAACAGTCTCATTAGATTATTTTGATACATACAAACCCAATGACGAAAATTGGAGGTACGGGCTTTTGGATAAAATTGCCAAAGAATCAAAGCATTTCCACCTTAATCAATACAACTACCTTAATGACCATGCAAAACCAAGTTTTGACTCCAAACTAAGTTCGAAAATCCAACAACTGTCAATTGCAAAtggaaagaaaataaattttccCTACGAATCGAATTATAcatatttgaataaaacaTACTTGAACGATGTTAAAAACTATCCCGAATATCTAGAGTTGGCCGCCGAGTcattattacaattgaaagaGCGCCAACTCCCCCCACCTCCATTACAGCTGCACCAAAAACAACacccaccaccaccaccacacTTGCCAGTGCAAGGACTTTTGCCTGTTCCAGCACCTCCGGTTTCacatttttcttcttcttacACCACACCACAAGCCCCAACATTTTACCACCCACcttcacaacaacaacaacagactccaccaccacaaacgctacatcatcaacaaccacaGCCACCTATTTCTACACACAAATTCATTCCAATATCACCTCCATCTGCTAAAAAATCTAGATCggatttattgaaatcaccaccaaaacaccatcatcatcacgCACCAAGGGTATGCATATCGTGTGGGTCAGACCAATCACCATGCTGGAGACCATCCTGGTCTATTAAACAAGGACAATTGTGTAATTCATGTGGGTTGAGGTATAAAAAGACAAAGGCTAGATGCTTAAATGACAAATGTAAAAAAATACCTGCCAAGGGTGAATGGACCCTCATGCAAAGCAAAGGAAAAGAGACTTTTGAAGATGGTATAGAGGGTTATAGCTGTATTGCATGTGGCTGGAGAGTTGAAGTACTTCCTAAATCTTGA
- the MTR2 gene encoding Mtr2p (Nuclear export protein; member of NTF2 family; monomeric in solution; interacts with Mex67p via the NTF2-like domain) — protein sequence MNQDPTQQLEPFLKRFLASLDLSYTQPTSQPFPNVESYATQLGSNLKRSSAIIVNGQPIIPSPQEDCKLQFQKKWLQTPLSSHQLTSYDGHLIPGTGTFVVHFSAKVRFDQSGRNRLGESADLFQENNSIVSKTNQRPIWGSWFGVDVNLVVDENVMQDGEIINSMDYRFTYVPNDSIIKV from the exons ATGAATCAAGACCCAA CACAACAACTAGAGCCGTTTCTCAAACGATTTCTTGCATCGTTAGATTTACTGTACACACAGCCAACATCACAACCATTCCCCAACGTTGAATCGTATGCCACTCAGTTAGGATCAAACTTAAAGCGGTCAAGTGCAATTATAGTGAACGGCCAGCCTATTATACCGAGCCCACAAGAAGACTGTAAATTACAATTCCAAAAGAAATGGTTACAAACTCCGTTATCGTCACACCAATTGACAAGTTACGATGGGCATTTAATTCCAGGCACGGGGACCTTTGTCGTTCATTTTTCAGCAAAAGTAAGATTTGATCAAAGTGGAAGGAACCGGTTAGGTGAATCTGCCGACTTGTTTCAGgaaaataattcaattgtttccAAAACCAATCAAAGACCTATTTGGGGTTCGTGGTTTGGAGTCGACGTCAATTTGGTTGTTGACGAAAACGTTATGCAAGATGGAGAGATTATAAATAGTATGGATTATAGATTTACCTATGTACCTAACGATAGCATTATAAAAGTATAA
- a CDS encoding ubiquitin domain-containing protein DSK2 (Putative ubiquitin-like polyubiquitin-binding protein; induced by nitric oxide independent of Yhb1; Spider biofilm repressed): protein MSESITITIKSSGDKKYEVTFDPSITVSQLKELVAEKSDIPAGSQRLIYSGKVLKDTETVTSYKVQNGHTIHLVKSAAAATSTGAATTAAAPQQSTANQSSSTPANASVPSNIAAGQGSFNPLADLTGARYAGYSQLPSASMFGPDGGMNSNIPDPEQLNSMMSNPLVQQQMQAMLSDPQMLDFMIQQNPQLRAMGPEVRQMLQSPFFRQMMSNPEMLRSMMQMGRGNAEQTNAFPAPGANPTTGESSNSGETTATPANPFANLFPNGIPPINPSALFGGAAPAAAAAPADNRPPEERYENQLRQLNDMGFYDFDRNVEALRRTGGSVQGAIEYLLGGN, encoded by the coding sequence atgtCTGAATCAATCACTATTACAATCAAGTCGTCGGGTGATAAAAAATACGAAGTCACATTTGATCCGCTGATCACTGTTTCTCAGTTAAAAGAGTTGGTCGCTGAAAAGTCTGACATACCTGCTGGTAGTCAAAGATTGATTTACTCAGGAAAGGTGTTGAAGGATACCGAAACTGTTACATCTTACAAAGTGCAAAACGGACACACTATACACTTGGTTAAGAgtgctgctgctgctactTCCACTGGTGCTGCTACCACTGCAGCAGCTCCACAGCAGTCAACAGCTAACCAACTGTCTAGTACTCCAGCTAATGCTTCAGTTCCATCAAACATAGCAGCGGGCCAAGGTTCATTCAACCCTCTAGCTGACTTGACTGGAGCACGTTATGCAGGCTATTCCCAATTGCCATCAGCATCTATGTTTGGACCAGATGGGGGCATGAACAGCAACATACCGGACCCTGAGCAATTGAACTCGATGATGTCGAATCCCCTTgtccaacaacaaatgcAAGCAATGTTATCAGACCCTCAAATGCTAGATTTTATGATCCAACAAAATCCCCAATTGAGAGCTATGGGTCCTGAGGTCAGACAAATGTTACAAAGTCCATTCTTTAGACAAATGATGTCGAACCCGGAAATGCTAAGAAGTATGATGCAGATGGGAAGAGGTAATGCGGAGCAAACTAATGCCTTCCCTGCGCCAGGTGCTAACCCTACTACTGGTGAAAGCAGCAATAGCGGGGAGACTACAGCAACCCCTGCTAACCCATTTGCCAATTTGTTTCCTAATGGAATCCCGCCAATTAACCCTCTGGCATTGTTTGGAGGTGCTGCAcctgctgctgctgctgctccAGCTGACAACAGACCACCAGAAGAAAGATACGAAAACCAATTGAGACAATTGAACGATATGGGATTTTACGATTTTGATAGAAATGTAGAAGCTTTGAGAAGAACTGGTGGTAGTGTTCAAGGTGCAATTGAGTATTTATTAGGCGGTAACTAG
- a CDS encoding uncharacterized protein (Protein of unknown function; protein newly produced during adaptation to the serum), which yields MSDKGNMAKDIASSVVGSIGGNKVADKLHLGGVGHIVGGVAGGIAGQNLEHKAEDEVREHKG from the coding sequence ATGTCAGATAAAGGAAACATGGCTAAAGATATCGCATCCTCAGTTGTCGGATCAATTGGAGGTAACAAAGTTGCTGATAAATTGCATCTTGGTGGTGTTGGTCACattgttggtggtgttgcTGGAGGCATTGCCGGACAAAACCTCGAGCATAAAGCTGAAGACGAAGTTAGAGAACACAAGGGTTAA